A genome region from Hydrogenoanaerobacterium saccharovorans includes the following:
- a CDS encoding aminoacyl-histidine dipeptidase, translating to MMEYIVKGYEPKAIFEYFEQICAIPRSSGNEKGVADYLEAFANQHGLFCYRDELHNVVIKKAGSKGCEHLPAVMLQGHTDMVCEKNAGTVHDFDNEGIHLEVKDGFLCAKGTTLGADNGIAVAMMLALLADDTIKHPPLECVFTVQEETGLFGAVALDGSVLSAKTMINLDSEEEGIATVSCAGGMRIRLHKTIDWAKTESSLGLEIAIRGLLGGHSGADIHLEHANANKVMGRILYAVLLETQANLVAIDGGSKDNAIARECDCTLAFSTEEERKKAKTIITAVAKDIYDEVSAAEPDFRVELKEPNSLPQQMMSKDTTDAIVKLVFLAPNGMRKRNVLAGGFVVCSVNLGVIKTDSTEVVVYFSPRSSVASLQQETKKELQLLSDLFGCKLTCDSQYPGWSYAETSQIRDLFKESYSTLFGGELKIEAIHAGLECGLFIDKLSGLDAIAVGPTMFGCHTPDERLELASCERVWKLLIDVLDRLAKA from the coding sequence ATGATGGAATATATCGTAAAAGGATATGAACCTAAAGCTATTTTCGAATATTTTGAACAAATTTGTGCAATTCCGCGTTCTTCAGGTAATGAAAAAGGGGTTGCAGATTATCTCGAAGCATTTGCAAATCAGCACGGTCTGTTTTGTTACCGTGATGAATTACATAACGTTGTAATAAAAAAAGCAGGCAGCAAGGGCTGCGAGCATCTCCCCGCGGTAATGCTGCAGGGGCATACCGATATGGTATGTGAAAAAAATGCAGGCACTGTCCACGATTTTGACAATGAGGGTATTCACCTTGAGGTAAAAGACGGGTTTTTATGTGCCAAAGGCACTACGCTGGGCGCCGATAACGGCATTGCTGTGGCAATGATGCTTGCACTGTTAGCGGATGATACAATAAAACATCCTCCGCTTGAATGTGTGTTTACAGTGCAGGAAGAAACAGGTTTGTTTGGTGCTGTTGCATTGGATGGCAGTGTGCTGAGTGCCAAAACCATGATTAATCTTGATTCGGAGGAGGAAGGCATTGCAACGGTAAGCTGTGCGGGCGGTATGAGAATTCGTCTGCATAAAACCATTGATTGGGCAAAAACAGAAAGCTCTCTCGGTTTAGAAATTGCCATCCGCGGTTTGCTCGGCGGCCATTCCGGTGCAGATATTCACTTGGAACATGCGAACGCAAACAAAGTAATGGGCAGAATCTTATACGCTGTTCTGCTAGAAACCCAAGCGAACTTGGTTGCTATCGATGGCGGCAGTAAAGATAATGCGATTGCGCGTGAATGTGATTGTACCCTTGCCTTTAGCACAGAAGAAGAAAGAAAGAAAGCGAAAACAATTATTACAGCGGTTGCTAAAGATATTTACGATGAAGTCTCTGCGGCTGAACCGGACTTCCGTGTAGAACTAAAAGAGCCAAACTCATTGCCCCAGCAAATGATGAGCAAAGATACCACCGATGCCATTGTAAAACTCGTATTTTTGGCACCGAACGGCATGAGAAAAAGAAATGTGCTTGCAGGCGGTTTTGTTGTTTGCTCGGTTAATTTGGGCGTTATCAAAACAGACAGTACAGAAGTTGTTGTATACTTTTCACCCAGAAGTTCTGTGGCTTCGCTGCAACAAGAAACAAAAAAAGAGCTTCAGCTGCTCTCTGATTTGTTTGGCTGTAAGCTGACATGTGATAGCCAGTATCCCGGTTGGAGCTATGCCGAAACCTCGCAGATTCGTGACCTCTTTAAAGAGAGCTACAGCACATTGTTTGGCGGCGAACTAAAAATCGAGGCAATCCACGCAGGCCTTGAGTGTGGTTTGTTTATTGATAAACTATCAGGGTTGGATGCGATTGCAGTTGGCCCAACCATGTTTGGTTGCCATACCCCCGATGAGCGCCTTGAACTTGCATCTTGCGAGCGCGTCTGGAAGCTCTTGATAGATGTGTTGGATAGACTAGCAAAAGCATAA
- a CDS encoding MATE family efflux transporter encodes MFTKKQLVRLIVPLIVEQLLAATIGMADTLMVSGSGEAAVSGVSLVDSINLLLISIFAALSTGGAIVSAQYLGREDHPNANIAAKQLLLVTTGLATVIMSVCLIWRTSIINGLFGSAEPLVLQNALIYFLLSSLSYPFIAIYNSCAALFRAMGNSKISMFASILMNVTNIGGNAILIFGFGMGAAGAALATLLSRMLGATIMIILLRNPHNTIRLDTVFRLGFHPEMIKSILRIGVPTGLENGMFNIGKILVQGLIASFGTIAITANAVANGVAGLAQIPGSAIGLAMVTVIGQCVGAKEYEQAKNYTLKLTGAAYAMMTVTNLLVVISLSPIIGWYSVSAQTAVVAKQILIYHSVCSILIWTPSFALPNGLRAANDVRFTMITSVISMWVFRIGFSYIIGQWLGWGVLGVWVAMSIDWLFRAIVFVTRFFSGKWQNKQFI; translated from the coding sequence ATGTTTACAAAAAAACAACTGGTTCGGCTGATTGTGCCTTTGATTGTAGAACAGCTGCTTGCCGCAACCATTGGTATGGCAGATACCTTAATGGTATCGGGCAGTGGTGAGGCGGCCGTTTCAGGCGTATCTCTGGTAGATTCGATTAACCTGCTACTCATCAGTATTTTTGCAGCATTGTCTACAGGTGGCGCAATTGTTTCGGCGCAGTATTTGGGGCGCGAAGATCACCCCAACGCTAATATAGCGGCAAAACAACTATTGTTGGTAACCACAGGGCTTGCAACGGTAATTATGTCTGTGTGCTTGATTTGGAGAACTTCCATAATCAACGGGTTGTTTGGTTCTGCAGAGCCTTTGGTACTGCAAAATGCGCTGATTTATTTTCTGCTTTCTTCGCTATCCTACCCCTTTATTGCCATCTATAATTCTTGTGCTGCCTTGTTTCGCGCAATGGGCAATTCAAAAATTTCGATGTTTGCATCCATTTTGATGAACGTTACCAACATTGGCGGCAATGCAATCTTAATATTTGGGTTTGGAATGGGCGCTGCAGGTGCCGCACTGGCAACTTTGCTTTCTCGTATGCTGGGGGCAACCATCATGATCATTCTATTGCGTAACCCGCATAATACAATACGGCTGGATACAGTTTTTCGGCTTGGTTTTCATCCTGAAATGATTAAAAGTATTTTACGGATAGGTGTACCAACTGGATTGGAAAACGGAATGTTCAACATCGGTAAAATTTTAGTTCAAGGGCTGATTGCCTCGTTTGGTACAATTGCAATCACAGCAAATGCTGTAGCAAACGGGGTTGCAGGGCTGGCACAGATACCCGGTTCTGCAATTGGGCTTGCAATGGTTACGGTGATAGGACAGTGTGTGGGAGCAAAAGAATACGAGCAGGCGAAAAATTATACTTTAAAGCTGACCGGTGCTGCCTATGCAATGATGACTGTGACAAACCTGCTGGTTGTGATTAGCCTTTCACCCATCATTGGGTGGTATTCGGTATCGGCGCAAACTGCTGTGGTTGCGAAGCAAATATTAATCTACCACAGCGTGTGTTCTATTCTGATTTGGACACCGTCATTTGCCCTGCCAAATGGATTGCGTGCCGCGAACGATGTGCGGTTTACTATGATTACATCCGTAATATCTATGTGGGTATTCCGCATTGGTTTCAGCTACATCATTGGGCAGTGGCTTGGTTGGGGAGTGTTGGGTGTTTGGGTAGCAATGAGTATCGACTGGCTATTCAGGGCTATTGTGTTTGTTACTCGATTTTTCAGCGGAAAATGGCAGAACAAACAGTTTATCTAA
- a CDS encoding ABC transporter permease subunit, producing the protein MLNQNTAIDKLRRFVISNIVPIVFIIVCFLGVVYSGSSPAIILMDVISRFDRNAFLVISLIIPILTGLGLNFGIVLGAMAGQMALFLVCVMKLQGITAVVVATIISIPLAIFFGWLSGLLLNRTKGQEMITSMILGFFASGVYQFIFLFALGGIIPIDAPGIMLGTGRPGVRNTIDLTNMKYALDNIWKLDIFSAIILFGALFLAIYALKLILKKEKTKKNFINIGVSAAVIVFGFVAGNMELFKQYKALAKVPMVPFILIALLCLFVPAFLKTKLGQDMRAVGQDMGVAAVSGINVNKTRIIAVCISTVLAAVGQIIFLQNLGNMSTYNAHENVGMFSAAALLIGGASVSKATVGQAIMGTILFHLLFNVSPMAGKNIFGSAEIGEYFRVFIAYGIIAVTLALYAWKKVMQAKEKNKIH; encoded by the coding sequence ATGCTTAATCAAAACACGGCGATAGACAAGCTGAGAAGGTTTGTCATTTCTAACATTGTTCCAATTGTATTTATCATAGTTTGCTTTTTAGGTGTAGTGTACTCCGGTTCTTCACCTGCAATCATTTTAATGGACGTTATATCGCGTTTTGACCGAAATGCGTTTTTGGTTATCTCGTTGATTATTCCGATTCTGACCGGTTTGGGGCTCAACTTTGGTATCGTACTGGGGGCTATGGCTGGCCAGATGGCATTATTCCTTGTATGTGTTATGAAGCTGCAGGGAATCACGGCTGTTGTGGTTGCAACAATCATCTCCATCCCTCTTGCAATTTTTTTTGGATGGCTTTCGGGTCTTCTGCTCAACCGTACAAAAGGTCAAGAAATGATTACCAGTATGATCTTAGGCTTTTTTGCATCCGGTGTATACCAGTTTATCTTCCTGTTTGCGCTCGGAGGAATTATCCCTATAGATGCACCGGGTATCATGCTTGGTACCGGTCGTCCTGGTGTTCGTAACACCATTGACCTTACTAATATGAAGTATGCTTTGGATAATATCTGGAAATTGGATATTTTCTCTGCAATTATTTTATTTGGCGCTCTCTTCTTGGCCATTTATGCACTAAAGCTAATATTGAAAAAAGAAAAAACCAAAAAGAATTTTATTAATATTGGTGTTTCTGCAGCAGTTATTGTATTCGGTTTTGTTGCAGGCAATATGGAACTTTTCAAACAATACAAAGCACTTGCAAAAGTTCCTATGGTTCCGTTTATCCTTATTGCACTGCTATGCTTGTTTGTTCCGGCATTTCTTAAAACAAAACTGGGGCAAGATATGAGAGCGGTAGGACAAGATATGGGTGTTGCAGCTGTATCCGGCATCAACGTCAACAAAACCAGAATCATCGCGGTATGTATTTCTACCGTTTTGGCGGCAGTTGGTCAGATTATCTTCCTGCAAAACCTCGGCAATATGAGCACATACAATGCGCATGAAAATGTTGGTATGTTCTCAGCCGCAGCTTTGCTTATAGGCGGTGCATCAGTATCTAAAGCTACTGTTGGGCAGGCAATTATGGGTACCATCTTGTTTCACCTGCTGTTCAACGTTTCCCCTATGGCAGGCAAAAACATCTTCGGCAGTGCCGAAATCGGCGAATACTTCCGTGTATTTATCGCTTATGGTATCATTGCTGTTACTCTTGCTCTTTACGCTTGGAAAAAGGTTATGCAGGCTAAAGAGAAAAATAAGATTCACTAA
- a CDS encoding ABC transporter permease subunit has protein sequence MNRIKTGIKQMGLPRLIIILFLLLLIVTAIFQQQNMGTLVSDVLVRFGMNMVLALAMVPAVMSGTGMNFGLPVGLLCGILGGLISIEVGFKGWTGILMAIAISIPFGIVAGYLYGKLLNAVKGSEMMVGTYVGYAIVSLMCIGWLIMPFKDPTMVWPIGGSGSGLRSTIALSGNYDGIFNNFFSFKIFGITIPFGLILFALIACLLMWLFSRSKIGVGMKAVGDNPRFAIASGISVNKSRIIGTVLSTVLGAIGIIFYAQSFGFYQLYNAPLNMAFAPVAAVLLGGATAKTCKISHVILGTFLFQALLTIALPVANQLMPEGSLSEVIRIIVSNGIILYALSQTGGGDNA, from the coding sequence ATGAATCGTATAAAAACAGGCATTAAGCAAATGGGCCTTCCGCGTCTGATTATTATTTTATTTTTACTGCTGTTAATTGTTACTGCAATTTTTCAGCAACAAAATATGGGTACGCTCGTTTCAGACGTACTGGTTCGCTTTGGTATGAACATGGTACTTGCATTGGCAATGGTGCCGGCAGTTATGTCCGGTACCGGTATGAACTTTGGTTTACCTGTGGGTTTGCTTTGCGGAATCTTGGGCGGATTAATCAGTATTGAGGTCGGCTTTAAAGGTTGGACTGGCATCCTCATGGCGATTGCAATCTCTATTCCTTTCGGTATTGTTGCCGGTTACCTTTATGGCAAGCTGCTCAATGCGGTAAAAGGCTCAGAGATGATGGTTGGTACTTATGTAGGTTACGCCATTGTATCGTTGATGTGTATTGGTTGGTTGATTATGCCTTTTAAAGACCCAACTATGGTTTGGCCAATCGGCGGATCAGGCTCGGGTTTGCGTTCTACCATCGCGTTAAGCGGCAACTATGATGGCATTTTTAATAATTTCTTCTCTTTTAAAATATTTGGAATTACCATTCCGTTTGGCTTAATTTTGTTTGCACTGATTGCTTGCCTATTGATGTGGCTGTTTTCCAGAAGTAAAATTGGTGTTGGCATGAAGGCGGTAGGTGATAACCCCCGCTTTGCAATTGCATCCGGTATCAGCGTAAATAAAAGCCGTATTATAGGTACCGTACTTTCAACTGTTCTTGGTGCAATCGGTATCATTTTCTATGCGCAAAGTTTTGGTTTTTACCAATTATACAATGCGCCGCTGAACATGGCATTCGCACCTGTTGCAGCAGTTTTACTGGGCGGTGCAACGGCAAAAACCTGTAAAATATCTCATGTAATTCTCGGTACATTTCTGTTCCAAGCACTTCTGACAATTGCTCTTCCGGTTGCCAATCAGCTAATGCCTGAGGGCAGCTTATCTGAGGTTATTCGAATTATTGTATCGAATGGTATTATTCTGTATGCACTTTCTCAGACTGGAGGCGGCGATAATGCTTAA
- a CDS encoding sugar ABC transporter ATP-binding protein, giving the protein MKEKTPILQMKDIKKEYYGNKVLKGVSLEVMPGEIHALCGENGAGKSTLMNILFGMSVIHATGGYDGEIAINGETVKITHPSDAMRLGIGMVHQEFMLIPGFSIAENIKLNREPLKKGVLSYAFGKKLQNLDAQKMKDDSRIALDKLGMDVDENLPVAGLPVGYMQFIEIAREIDKKNIKLLVFDEPTAVLAESEAASLLKVMKKLASEGVGILFITHRLDEVIDAADKITVMRDGAWIQTLDKKDTNIEQLAELMVGRKIDMSQKQVNDKLDKSKIAISVRDLKVEMPGEVVRGVDLDVYKGEILGLGGLAGQGKIGIANGLMGIYPTYGEVIINGEKLTLNDPKSSINSKLSFVSEDRRGVGLVPDTSIELNMVIPAIMNQNRYIRRFGPFTQMNQSEIRKNALDYIRELDIRCTGPTQQVRRLSGGNQQKVCIARALILKPDVLLISEPTRGIDVGAKSLVLDTIVRLNREYGLTVIMTSSELAELRQICDRIAIVTGGKIFNILDPDAPDSQFGLAMAGSTGKDGAE; this is encoded by the coding sequence TTGAAAGAAAAGACCCCCATCCTTCAAATGAAAGACATTAAAAAGGAATATTACGGCAATAAGGTGCTGAAGGGAGTTTCTCTGGAGGTTATGCCTGGAGAAATCCATGCACTATGCGGTGAAAACGGCGCAGGTAAATCCACACTGATGAACATTTTGTTCGGAATGTCAGTTATACATGCCACCGGCGGATACGATGGCGAAATAGCAATCAACGGTGAAACCGTAAAAATCACCCACCCCTCCGATGCAATGCGTCTGGGTATTGGCATGGTTCATCAGGAATTTATGCTGATTCCCGGTTTTTCCATTGCAGAGAATATTAAACTAAACCGCGAGCCACTCAAAAAAGGTGTGCTCAGCTATGCTTTTGGTAAAAAACTACAGAACCTAGATGCCCAGAAAATGAAAGATGACTCCAGAATAGCGTTGGATAAGCTGGGTATGGATGTTGATGAAAATCTTCCGGTTGCCGGATTGCCTGTAGGCTACATGCAGTTTATTGAAATTGCACGTGAAATTGACAAAAAGAATATTAAACTGCTGGTATTCGATGAGCCCACAGCGGTTTTAGCCGAAAGCGAAGCTGCAAGCCTGCTTAAGGTTATGAAAAAGCTTGCTTCCGAAGGCGTAGGCATATTGTTTATTACTCATCGCTTGGATGAGGTAATTGACGCAGCAGATAAAATTACTGTCATGCGTGACGGTGCTTGGATACAAACACTTGATAAAAAGGATACGAATATCGAACAACTTGCTGAGCTGATGGTTGGGCGTAAAATTGATATGTCTCAAAAGCAGGTTAACGACAAGCTGGATAAAAGCAAAATAGCAATCTCTGTTCGTGACCTGAAAGTAGAAATGCCGGGTGAAGTTGTACGCGGTGTTGACCTTGATGTTTACAAAGGTGAGATTTTAGGCTTGGGCGGTTTGGCAGGACAAGGCAAAATTGGTATTGCCAACGGCTTAATGGGCATTTACCCCACCTATGGCGAAGTTATCATCAACGGCGAAAAACTTACTTTGAACGACCCGAAGTCTTCCATTAATTCTAAACTGAGCTTTGTATCGGAAGACCGCCGCGGTGTTGGTTTGGTTCCTGATACCTCGATTGAACTCAATATGGTCATTCCCGCTATCATGAATCAAAATCGTTACATTCGTAGATTCGGTCCATTCACGCAGATGAACCAATCCGAAATCCGCAAAAATGCATTGGATTATATCAGAGAGTTGGATATACGTTGTACAGGCCCAACACAGCAGGTGAGAAGGCTTTCCGGCGGTAACCAGCAAAAGGTTTGCATTGCGCGTGCACTTATTTTAAAACCGGACGTGCTTTTGATTTCTGAACCTACCCGCGGTATCGACGTTGGTGCAAAAAGCTTAGTGCTTGATACCATCGTCCGCCTCAATCGCGAATACGGTCTCACCGTTATTATGACATCCTCCGAGCTTGCGGAGCTCAGACAGATTTGCGACCGTATTGCAATTGTTACCGGCGGTAAAATCTTTAATATTCTAGACCCTGACGCTCCTGATTCGCAATTTGGTCTGGCAATGGCAGGGAGTACAGGAAAGGATGGTGCGGAATGA
- a CDS encoding DUF3798 domain-containing protein translates to MKKLLALVLALTMVLSLAACGSKPATETPEGSKPAEGGAAPANFKVAIITGTVSQGEEEFRAAEQMKAAYPEMVVTATYPDNFAKEQETTISNVLNLVSDESVKALVFLQAVPGASAAIAKAKELKPDLLVIAGVTGEDPAVISPAADMVLNADELGMGKSIMEQAKALGAKTFVHYSFPRHMSVALLSGRRDLLKKTAEELGIQFVEATAPDPLGDSGVPGAQQFILEDVPKMIEKYGKETAFFATNCAMQEPLIKTILAGGAIFPQQCCPSPYHGYPGALGIAIPDDKAGDVDFILQETTKKITEKGNPGRMSTWTVPINMLFVKAGVEYAKQYLEGTITEKADMEAMKKICSDLAGGPVTMTKLTENGVDYNNFFTLLGSYYTYGEAK, encoded by the coding sequence ATGAAAAAGTTATTAGCACTTGTTTTAGCCCTTACCATGGTGCTTAGCCTTGCAGCTTGCGGCAGCAAACCTGCAACCGAAACACCTGAAGGCAGCAAACCCGCAGAGGGCGGTGCTGCACCTGCAAACTTTAAAGTTGCAATTATTACCGGTACTGTTTCTCAAGGCGAAGAAGAGTTCAGAGCGGCAGAGCAGATGAAAGCTGCTTACCCAGAAATGGTTGTAACTGCAACCTATCCTGATAACTTTGCTAAAGAGCAAGAGACCACCATTTCTAATGTTTTGAACCTTGTTTCTGACGAAAGTGTCAAGGCCCTCGTGTTCCTGCAGGCTGTTCCGGGTGCTTCTGCTGCAATTGCAAAAGCAAAAGAGCTCAAACCCGACCTGCTAGTAATTGCCGGTGTAACAGGTGAAGATCCGGCTGTTATCTCTCCTGCTGCAGATATGGTTCTGAATGCTGACGAACTCGGCATGGGTAAATCCATTATGGAGCAAGCAAAAGCACTGGGTGCTAAAACCTTTGTCCACTACTCTTTCCCAAGACATATGTCTGTTGCACTGCTTTCTGGCAGACGTGACCTACTCAAGAAAACTGCTGAAGAGCTGGGCATTCAGTTTGTAGAAGCAACCGCTCCCGACCCACTGGGAGATTCCGGTGTTCCCGGTGCACAGCAGTTCATTCTTGAAGATGTTCCCAAGATGATTGAGAAATACGGCAAAGAAACTGCATTTTTCGCTACCAACTGCGCTATGCAGGAGCCTTTGATTAAGACTATCTTAGCAGGCGGAGCAATCTTCCCGCAGCAGTGCTGCCCAAGCCCATACCATGGCTATCCCGGCGCACTCGGCATTGCAATCCCTGACGATAAAGCAGGCGATGTAGATTTCATTCTCCAAGAGACCACCAAAAAGATTACCGAAAAAGGTAACCCCGGTCGTATGTCTACTTGGACTGTTCCCATCAATATGCTGTTTGTAAAAGCAGGCGTTGAGTATGCGAAACAGTATCTTGAGGGTACCATCACTGAAAAAGCCGATATGGAAGCAATGAAAAAGATCTGCTCAGACTTGGCTGGTGGCCCAGTTACTATGACAAAACTGACCGAAAACGGTGTGGATTACAATAACTTCTTTACACTGCTCGGCAGTTACTACACCTATGGTGAGGCAAAATAA
- the pflA gene encoding pyruvate formate-lyase-activating protein: MEKAVTGRIHSIETFGAVDGPGVRYVLFLQGCRLKCLFCHNPDTWECGGGKLVTSEEVVEDIKNYKNFIKNGGVTISGGEPLLQPEFVLDIIERCKSLGFHTALDTAGSQDLAVSQPVIDAVDLILLDIKALEPDVCEELTGMDNRHELETLDYCEEISKPVWIRHVLLPGYTLDCHRLEKLADFLKPYTCIQKIELLPFHKMGEFKWKELGMDYQLYDTPVPTYEEVQMATDIFKSRGLPV, from the coding sequence ATGGAAAAGGCTGTTACAGGAAGAATACATTCTATCGAAACGTTTGGTGCTGTAGATGGGCCGGGTGTGCGCTATGTGCTGTTTTTGCAGGGATGCCGACTAAAGTGTTTGTTTTGCCACAACCCCGATACATGGGAGTGTGGAGGCGGCAAACTGGTAACGTCCGAAGAAGTGGTTGAAGATATTAAAAACTATAAAAATTTCATTAAGAACGGTGGGGTAACCATATCCGGCGGTGAACCACTTTTGCAGCCCGAGTTTGTTCTTGATATTATTGAGAGATGCAAAAGCTTGGGCTTTCATACCGCACTGGATACCGCAGGTTCACAGGATCTTGCCGTGTCTCAACCCGTCATTGATGCGGTAGACTTGATATTATTGGATATCAAGGCATTGGAACCGGATGTATGTGAAGAGCTTACAGGGATGGATAATCGGCATGAACTTGAAACACTTGATTATTGCGAAGAAATATCAAAGCCTGTGTGGATACGCCATGTGCTGCTGCCCGGTTATACATTAGATTGTCACCGGCTTGAAAAGCTTGCAGATTTTTTAAAACCGTACACCTGTATTCAAAAGATTGAGCTTTTACCTTTTCATAAAATGGGTGAGTTTAAATGGAAGGAACTGGGGATGGATTATCAGCTTTACGATACCCCGGTACCAACCTATGAAGAAGTACAAATGGCAACCGATATTTTTAAATCCCGCGGGTTGCCTGTATAA
- the pflB gene encoding formate C-acetyltransferase, producing MNFEKGTWQSEINVRDFIINNYLPYDGDYRFLSTPTKRTKQLWQQLCDLMKIERERKGVYDIDEKTISTIVSHDAGYINKDLEQIVGLQTDEPLKRAIMPFGGIRLVYTELEAYGKQMDKNVENVFKYRKTHNDGVFDAYTDDMKKARHTGIITGLPDAYGRGRIIGDYRRVPLYGVDFLIEQKQTAKKHLVFDIMDSPTIRLREEISEQIRSLKELKEMAAKYGFDISKPATDTKEAIQWLYFGYLAAVKEQNGAAMSLGRVSTFLDCYAQRDLEAGKYTEEEIQEFVDHFIMKLRIVRFLRTPAYDELFSGDPTWVTEAIGGMAMDGRHMVTKMSYRFLHTLVNLGPAPEPNLTILWSQNLPENFKKYCAEISIETSSIQYENDDLMREKFGDDYGIACCVSAMKIGKQMQFFGARANLAKALLYAINGGIDERYGEQVGPEIAPITSEYLEYDEVMRKFNEICEWLSKLYINTLNIIHYMHDKYCYERIEMALHDEDIVRTSACGMAGLSVIVDSLSAIKYAKVKPIRNEAGLAVDFEIEGDFPKYGNNDPAVDQIAIDVVKSFMNKLSRHRTYRDSKPTMSILTITSNVVYGKKTGATPDGRKAGEPFAPGANPMHGRDTHGCVASMKSVAKIPYDYSEDGISYTFSIVPSALGKEKEQKAENLVSLMDGYFGDKGHHINVNVLNREVLMDAMEHPELYPQLTIRVSGYAVNFIKLTREQQLDVIHRTFHERF from the coding sequence ATGAATTTCGAAAAAGGCACATGGCAAAGCGAAATAAACGTCAGAGATTTTATTATCAATAATTATTTACCGTATGACGGTGATTATCGCTTTTTAAGCACGCCTACCAAACGCACCAAACAGCTTTGGCAGCAGCTTTGTGATTTAATGAAAATTGAACGTGAACGCAAGGGCGTTTATGACATAGATGAAAAAACCATTTCTACCATTGTATCTCACGATGCGGGTTATATCAACAAAGATCTGGAACAAATTGTGGGGTTGCAAACCGATGAACCTCTTAAAAGGGCTATTATGCCTTTTGGTGGTATCCGTCTAGTATATACCGAACTGGAAGCATATGGCAAGCAGATGGACAAAAACGTAGAAAATGTGTTTAAATACCGTAAAACGCACAACGATGGCGTTTTTGATGCATACACCGATGACATGAAAAAAGCACGTCATACCGGTATTATTACAGGCTTACCCGATGCTTACGGACGCGGAAGAATTATAGGCGACTACCGACGTGTACCGCTTTACGGTGTCGATTTTTTAATTGAGCAAAAACAAACTGCAAAAAAGCATTTGGTTTTCGATATTATGGATAGCCCCACAATCCGCCTGCGCGAAGAGATTTCAGAGCAGATTCGCTCATTGAAAGAACTAAAAGAAATGGCTGCTAAATACGGGTTTGATATTTCGAAGCCCGCAACCGATACCAAAGAAGCAATTCAATGGCTTTATTTTGGTTATTTGGCAGCGGTAAAAGAGCAAAACGGCGCGGCAATGTCGCTTGGCAGGGTTTCAACCTTTCTCGATTGCTATGCACAGCGCGATTTGGAGGCAGGCAAGTACACTGAAGAAGAGATTCAGGAGTTTGTCGACCACTTTATTATGAAGTTGCGTATTGTTCGTTTTCTGCGCACCCCTGCGTACGACGAACTGTTCTCGGGCGACCCTACATGGGTTACCGAAGCGATTGGCGGTATGGCAATGGACGGCAGGCATATGGTTACCAAAATGTCTTACCGATTTTTGCATACCTTGGTAAATCTCGGCCCTGCACCCGAGCCTAACTTAACAATATTGTGGAGCCAAAATCTGCCTGAAAACTTTAAAAAGTACTGTGCCGAAATTTCAATCGAAACCTCATCTATCCAGTACGAAAACGATGATTTGATGCGCGAAAAATTTGGCGACGATTATGGCATTGCATGTTGCGTATCTGCTATGAAAATAGGCAAACAGATGCAGTTTTTCGGTGCCCGTGCAAACCTTGCAAAAGCCTTGTTGTATGCCATCAACGGTGGCATAGATGAACGCTATGGCGAGCAGGTAGGCCCCGAGATTGCACCTATCACCTCAGAATATCTTGAATACGATGAGGTAATGAGAAAATTCAATGAAATATGTGAATGGCTATCCAAGCTTTATATCAATACCCTGAACATCATTCACTATATGCATGATAAATATTGTTACGAACGCATTGAAATGGCACTGCATGACGAAGATATCGTTCGTACCTCTGCTTGCGGTATGGCAGGGCTTTCTGTTATTGTTGACAGCTTGTCCGCAATCAAATATGCTAAGGTGAAGCCCATCCGCAACGAAGCAGGGCTTGCCGTAGATTTTGAGATTGAAGGAGATTTCCCCAAATACGGCAACAATGATCCAGCTGTAGACCAGATTGCAATTGATGTGGTCAAATCGTTTATGAACAAGCTTTCTCGTCACCGTACCTATCGTGATTCGAAACCAACCATGTCCATACTCACTATCACTTCGAACGTTGTGTACGGTAAAAAAACCGGTGCAACACCGGATGGCAGAAAAGCAGGCGAACCTTTTGCGCCGGGTGCGAACCCCATGCATGGGCGTGATACTCATGGTTGTGTGGCTTCCATGAAATCTGTCGCAAAAATCCCTTACGATTACTCTGAAGACGGTATCTCCTACACATTCTCAATCGTTCCATCTGCTTTGGGCAAAGAAAAAGAGCAAAAGGCAGAAAACCTTGTCAGCTTAATGGACGGCTATTTTGGCGATAAGGGACACCATATTAATGTAAACGTTCTTAATCGTGAGGTGCTGATGGATGCTATGGAGCATCCGGAATTATACCCTCAACTTACCATCCGTGTATCGGGTTATGCGGTTAACTTTATCAAGCTCACACGCGAACAGCAGCTTGATGTTATTCACCGTACCTTCCACGAGCGGTTCTAA